One Cucurbita pepo subsp. pepo cultivar mu-cu-16 chromosome LG20, ASM280686v2, whole genome shotgun sequence genomic window carries:
- the LOC111783021 gene encoding telomere repeat-binding protein 5-like, whose protein sequence is MVLQKRLDYGFHGYQVPTMPRATRSVRKRSLCRKGTEGSQMRAFDLLATVADKLLHGTDGPTTTTTDTSTEKDRYAVMNKELDANSLLKVEPSDRGSCDQGFVSELVLSGHEKKCDLNGCLPQHDEDSPPQLVSVITNFDKSKEMGNLASGVHVGSPRSKESDNCELDGKSKVIVKYELHKTEEVLTGTQDQYDSCKREDPVIWDQKAHVLGNSNGCGEMTQDKQMIQNSSFATQNNVKLVDRDDDENSSGCTHPVSSIKSFRTVPSSRDRRIKKVSASKSWKVVPRCRDESLSKTDGIWKSMFRSKSSHDSCRRQKSQMNIPFKKRKFFDCSSSVSNSDGGINSEGLSDSTGKVFNSDTSGRSCSASGHGHHKSFPSKDSHVKIRIKSFRVPELFIEISETATVGSLKRTVMEAVTAVLGGGIRVGVLLQGKKVRDDNKTLFQTGISHDNQLDSLGFALEPNPSRTPLALCQEDSPCILPCDAPEPLTRYSPDASADHPGSSNVLPEPHRDSLGHFIESDHDSAPSPTNTSNHKSTTDSKALVNVPAMTVEALTVVPMHRKSKRSEVAQRRIRRPFSVAEVEVLVQAVEKLGTGRWRDVKLRAFDNAKHRTYVDLKDKWKTLVHTARISPQQRRGEPVPQELLDRVLSAHAYWSKQQAKYQLKRQPETTTPMNKKTQQSWG, encoded by the exons ATGGTGCTTCAGAAGAGGTTAGATTATGGGTTCCATGGCTACCAAGTGCCAACAATGCCCCGAGCTACCAGATCGGTCAGG AAGAGAAGTTTATGTAGAAAGGGCACTGAAGGTAGTCAAATGCGTGCATTTGATTTGCTGGCCACTGTTGCTGACAAGTTGTTGCATGGGACAGATGGTCCTACTACGACTACTACTGATACATCAACCGAAAAAGATAGGTATGCAGTTATGAACAAAGAATTGGATGCAAACAGTTTGCTCAAGGTCGAGCCTTCTGATCGAGGCAGTTGCGACCAGGGCTTTGTCTCAGAGCTCGTTTTATCAGGTCAcgaaaaaaaatgtgatttaAATGGTTGTCTTCCACAGCATGATGAAGATTCACCACCACAATTAGTTTCTGTAATAACAAATTTTGACAAGAGCAAGGAAATGGGAAATTTAGCTAGCGGGGTACATGTAGGCTCCCCCAGAAGCAAGGAGTCTGATAACTGTGAATTGGATGGTAAAAGTAAAGTTATAGTAAAATATGAGTTGCATAAAACTGAAGAGGTGCTTACTGGAACTCAGGATCAATACGACTCGTGCAAGAGAGAGGATCCTGTTATATGGGACCAGAAAGCTCATGTGTTGGGAAATTCGAATGGTTGTGGCGAGATGACTCAGGACAAACAGATGATTCAGAACTCTTCTTTTGCAACTCAGAATAATGTAAAATTAGTTGATAGAGATGACGACGAAAACTCTTCTGGGTGCACTCACCCAGTTTCCTCAATAAAGTCCTTCAGGACAGTACCTAGTAGTAGAGACCGACGAATAAAGAAAGTATCAGCTTCCAAATCTTGGAAAGTAGTTCCAAGATGCAGGGACGAATCACTTTCTAAGACCG ATGGCATTTGGAAGTCTATGTTTCGGAGTAAGAGCTCTCACGACAGTTGCAGACGCCAGAAATCGCAAATGAATATTCCTTTTAAAAAGAGGAAATTCTTTGACTGTAGTAGCTCAGTGTCAAATTCGGACGGTGGAATTAATTCAGAGGGTCTTTCCGATTCAACCGGGAAGGTTTTCAATTCTGATACCTCAG GGAGATCATGTTCTGCATCTGGTCATGGCCATCACAAATCTTTCCCATCCAAAGATTCTCATG TGAAAATTAGGATAAAGTCTTTTAGGGTGCCAGAGCTCTTTATTGAAATTTCAGAGACTGCAACTGTTGGTTCATTGAAG AGGACCGTAATGGAAGCAGTAACTGCTGTACTTGGCGGTGGAATTCGGGTCGGTGTTCTTCTTCAGGGGAAGAAGGTTAGAGATGacaataaaactttatttcaaaCTGGAATTTCTCATGACAACCAGCTTGATTCATTGGGGTTTGCCCTTGAGCCTAATCCTTCACGAACTCCTCTTGCATTGTGTCAAGAAGATTCTCCTTGTATTCTTCCATGTGATGCCCCCGAACCTCTAACTAG GTATTCGCCGGATGCTTCTGCAGATCATCCTGGCAGTAGCAATGTGTTGCCCGAGCCTCACAGAGACTCTTTGGGCCATTTCATTGAGAGTGACCATGATTCGGCGCCCTCTCCTACCAATACCTCAAATCACAAGAGCACAACAGACTCTAAAGCGCTGGTCAATGTGCCAGCAATGACAGTGGAGGCACTTACTGTAGTTCCCATGCATCGAAAATCTAAGCGGTCTGAGGTTGCACAGCGGCGAATTCGCAGACCCTTCTCCGTTGCTGAGGTGGAGGTATTGGTTCAAGCTGTTGAGAAACTTGGTACAGGAAG GTGGCGAGATGTTAAACTCCGCGCGTTTGACAATGCAAAGCATAGAACTTATGTGGATCTGAAG GACAAATGGAAAACACTGGTGCACACGGCGAGAATATCCCCTCAACAAAGACGGGGGGAGCCCGTGCCACAGGAGCTTTTGGACCGAGTCTTGTCTGCACACGCTTACTGGTCGAAGCAGCAAGCTAAGTACCAGCTGAAGCGGCAGCCAGAGACAACGACTCCGATGAACAAAAAAACCCAGCAAAGTTGGGGGTAA
- the LOC111782799 gene encoding scarecrow-like protein 33 — MDNILDDFPNSFNNFHFNPQLSNGLFKINRETVDPLQIPAKPQQNQQQISNNSSSPSSMSPSSSEGDSPDSQDTSNTMLKYITEMLMDEGEDLKTKPCMLLDCLALQAAEKSFYDVLGQKYPPSPTGNGDSAHDFSSGNSSVLGLSENCVVGHDSFVGMQYIGHFRQGVEEASKFLPVNGTFGTIDLDNDLGMSVPFKDVDVSRISGSLRDKKNRQREEESDGELRSSKQSATFADDNSLSDLFDEVLLCRGESRRSPCGSDESSETEVNKKNSRGRRRKGKKTRSKKQDNSVGVVDLWTLLTQCAQAISNYDQRTASELLNQIRQHSSPSGDGNQRLAHYFANGLETRLAAGTPLYMPFASNETSAAEILKAFQMFIKACPFRRMSYFYANRTIMKLAEKETTLHIIDFGILYGLQWPCLIQRLSRRPGGPPKVRITGIELPQPGFRPAERVEQTGRRLAHYCKRFNVPFEYKVLAQKWETVKYEDLNVNRDELTIVTCLFRLKNVPDETVVANSPRDRVLKLIRKINPDLFIHEVMNGSFNTPFFNTRFKEALFHYSSL, encoded by the exons atggatAATATCCTCGACGATTTCCCCAATTCCTTCAACAATTTTCACTTCAATCCCCAACTCTCTAATGGGTTATTCAAAATCAATCGCGAAACCGTCGATCCTCTCCAGATTCCGGCCAAGCCGCAGCAAAATCAGCAGCAAATCAGTAATAATTCATCATCGCCGTCGTCGATGTCGCCGTCGAGCTCCGAGGGAGACTCGCCGGACAGCCAAGACACCTCGAATACGATGCTGAAATACATCACCGAGATGCTGATGGATGAAGGAGAGGATCTTAAAACAAAGCCCTGTATGCTTCTTGATTGCTTGGCTCTTCAAGCTGCTGAGAAGTCTTTTTATGATGTTCTTGGCCAGAAATATCCTCCTTCTCCGACAGGAAATGGCGATTCAGCTCACGATTTCAGCTCAGGTAACTCCTCTGTTCTTGGATTGTCTGAAAATTGTGTTGTGGGTCATGATTCGTTTGTTGGGATGCAATATATTGGGCAT TTTAGGCAAGGAGTTGAGGAAGCTAGTAAGTTTCTTCCTGTTAATGGAACATTTGGGACAATTGATTTGGATAATGATTTGGGTATGTCTGTTCCTTTTAAGGATGTTGATGTTTCTAGGATTAGTGGGTCGTTGAGAGACAAGAAAAACCGACAGAGGGAGGAGGAGAGTGATGGGGAGCTGAGAAGTAGTAAGCAGTCAGCTACTTTTGCTGATGATAATTCACTGTCTGATTTGTTTGATGAGGTTCTGTTGTGTCGGGGCGAGAGTCGGCGGTCGCCGTGTGGTTCGGATGAATCGTCGGAGACCGAAGTGAATAAGAAGAACTCGAGAGGGCGGAGaaggaaagggaagaaaactCGATCTAAGAAGCAAGATAATAGTGTGGGAGTTGTGGATTTGTGGACATTGTTAACACAATGTGCTCAAGCTATTTCGAATTATGATCAAAGAACTGCTAGTGAGCTGTTGAATCAGATCAGGCAGCATTCTAGTCCATCTGGGGATGGAAATCAGAGATTAGCTCATTACTTTGCTAACGGTCTCGAGACTCGGCTTGCGGCCGGGACGCCTCTGTATATGCCCTTTGCAAGTAATGAAACCTCTGCTGCTGAGATTCTGAAAGCGTTTCAGATGTTCATTAAGGCGTGCCCGTTTCGGCGTATGTCGTATTTCTATGCGAATCGAACGATTATGAAGCTAGCTGAGAAAGAAACAACGCTGCATATCATTGATTTTGGTATTCTGTATGGTCTCCAATGGCCTTGTTTGATTCAGCGGCTCTCTCGTCGACCTGGTGGACCTCCCAAGGTTCGAATCACCGGGATCGAGCTTCCCCAGCCGGGGTTTCGCCCTGCTGAACGGGTTGAGCAAACTGGTCGTCGCCTTGCACATTACTGTAAGAGATTCAATGTGCCATTTGAATACAAGGTCTTGGCTCAGAAATGGGAAACGGTTAAATACGAGGATCTTAATGTCAATCGAGACGAACTGACTATCGTGACTTGTTTGTTCCGACTTAAGAACGTACCCGACGAAACCGTGGTTGCGAACAGTCCACGAGACAGGGTTCTGAAGTTGATAAGGAAAATCAACCCAGATCTGTTCATTCATGAAGTGATGAATGGCTCATTCAACACTCCTTTCTTCAACACAAGGTTTAAGGAGGCATTGTTTCATTACTCGTCGTTG
- the LOC111783332 gene encoding uncharacterized protein LOC111783332, with translation MENGDQFTQFSDAKYECLLFDLDDTLYPLNSGLSKEVSKNIQEFMIEKLGIEENVPELCISLYKIYGTTLAGLRAIGYDFDYDDFHSFAHGRLPYDRLKPDPVLRNLLHSLPIRKLLFTNGDMAHATRALQRLGLEDCFEGILCFETLNPNKETVVDEAAGSVVFDIDQFMSSQNSDIDLPKTPIICKPFEEAYKQVFEIANINPQKTLFFDDSVRNLQAGKSVGLHTVLIGSSQQINGVDYAFESIHNIREGLP, from the exons ATGGAGAATGGTGATCAGTTCACGCAGTTTTCTGATGCTAAATATGAATGTCTTCTCTTTG ATCTAGATGACACCCTTTATCCTTTAAATTCTGGTTTGTCAAAGGAAGTCTCCAAGAACATTCAAG AATTTATGATTGAAAAGTTAGGCATTGAGGAGAACGTGCCTGAATTGTGCATTTCCTTGTACAAGATTTATGGGACAACACTGGCTGGTCTTAGA GCTATCGGTTATGACTTCGACTACGATGATTTCCATAG TTTTGCTCATGGAAGGTTGCCTTATGATAGGCTCAAGCCTGACCCTGTATTAAGGAACCTTCTTCATAGCTTACCGATTCGAAAACTT CTATTCACCAATGGTGATATGGCCCATGCAACTAGAGCGCTGCAGAGACTTGGGTTAGAGGACTGCTTTGAAGGGATTTTATGCTTTGAGACTTTGAATCCTAATAAGGAAACAGTTGTTGATGAGGCAGCAGGGTCTGTGGTTTTTGATATAGATCAGTTTATGAGCAGTCAAAACTCTGATATTGATCTGCCGAAGACACCAATCATCTGCAAACCATTTGAAGAGGCATATAAGCAAGTTTTCGAGATCGCCAATATCAACCCGCAAAAAACT TTGTTCTTCGACGATAGCGTTCGTAATCTACAAGCCGGGAAGTCGGTGGGCCTTCATACAGTACTG ATTGGTAGTTCGCAACAAATAAACGGGGTGGATTATGCGTTCGAGAGCATCCATAACATCAGGGAAGGATTGCCC